In a genomic window of Pseudomonas putida:
- a CDS encoding DUF2333 family protein — MLDWKNRAGSAPERAAEPKSATRSHLGGLVFSRALATLVGIYLLVTIALGWYWSEEPALFPVQQNAQMAAEKEGKQMVVGYTTVETLKTVVGTLLNKPGGYISNDRFPPGLWMDNTPSWEYGVLVQVRDLTRAMRKDFARSQSQSAEDADLAKAEPRFNFDNKSWVLPSSESEYQEGINSLSRYQARLSDPNQKTALFYARADNLNNWLGDVGTRLGSLSQRLSASVGRVKLNTALKTEVVAPGVAPQVDEEIVETPWMQIDNVFYEARGQAWALSHLLRAIEVDFADVLAKKNATVSVRQIIRELEASQEPVWSPMILNGSGFGVLANHSLVMANYISRANAAVIDLRQLLNQG, encoded by the coding sequence ATGCTGGACTGGAAGAACCGCGCCGGTAGCGCGCCCGAACGTGCCGCCGAACCGAAATCGGCTACCCGCAGTCACCTGGGCGGCCTGGTGTTCAGCCGGGCGCTGGCCACGCTGGTCGGTATCTACCTGCTGGTGACCATTGCCCTGGGCTGGTACTGGAGTGAGGAGCCGGCACTGTTCCCGGTTCAGCAAAACGCCCAGATGGCCGCCGAGAAGGAAGGCAAGCAGATGGTGGTCGGCTACACCACTGTTGAAACCCTCAAGACGGTTGTCGGCACCTTGCTGAACAAGCCAGGCGGCTACATTTCCAATGACCGTTTCCCCCCGGGCCTGTGGATGGATAACACGCCGAGTTGGGAATATGGCGTACTGGTCCAGGTCCGTGACCTGACCCGCGCCATGCGCAAAGACTTCGCCCGCTCGCAATCGCAGTCGGCCGAAGACGCCGATCTGGCCAAGGCCGAGCCGCGTTTCAACTTCGACAACAAAAGCTGGGTGCTGCCGTCCAGTGAGTCCGAGTACCAGGAAGGCATCAACTCCCTGAGCCGTTATCAGGCGCGTCTGTCCGATCCTAATCAGAAGACCGCGCTGTTCTATGCCCGTGCCGACAACCTGAACAACTGGCTGGGTGACGTCGGCACACGCCTGGGTTCGCTGTCGCAACGGCTGTCGGCCAGCGTCGGTCGGGTCAAGCTCAACACTGCGTTGAAGACTGAGGTCGTGGCACCGGGTGTGGCGCCGCAGGTCGATGAGGAAATCGTCGAGACCCCATGGATGCAGATCGATAACGTGTTCTACGAAGCCCGCGGCCAGGCCTGGGCCTTGTCCCATCTGCTGCGTGCCATCGAGGTCGACTTCGCCGACGTGCTGGCCAAGAAGAACGCCACCGTCAGCGTGCGCCAGATCATTCGTGAGCTGGAGGCGTCCCAGGAGCCGGTGTGGAGTCCGATGATCCTCAACGGCAGCGGTTTCGGCGTGCTGGCCAACCACTCGCTGGTCATGGCCAACTACATTTCCCGGGCCAACGCGGCGGTGATCGATTTGCGTCAACTGCTGAATCAGGGCTGA